One Setaria italica strain Yugu1 chromosome I, Setaria_italica_v2.0, whole genome shotgun sequence DNA window includes the following coding sequences:
- the LOC101772728 gene encoding LOW QUALITY PROTEIN: F-box/kelch-repeat protein SKIP4 (The sequence of the model RefSeq protein was modified relative to this genomic sequence to represent the inferred CDS: deleted 1 base in 1 codon), which produces MINHHQIVHLGKLSIRVMESAPGHTPLIHGLPDEIALICLARVPRRFHNVLRCVSKRWRELLCSEEWRTCRKRNNLDESWIYVICRESGIKCYVLAPDPSSRSLRVMHIIEPPCSARQGVTIEALDKRLFFLGGCSWLNEPTDEVYCYDASSNCWSTAAPMPTPRCYFVSASLTEKLYITGGLGLTDKSPNSWDIYDSATDSWCAHKNPMLTPDIVKFVALDEELVTIHQAAWNRMYFAGIYDPLDRTWRGTENEIARCFSSPTVVVDETLYMLEQKLGTTLMMWQKDTKEWVMLGRLSDKVTRPPCQLVAIGRKIYVIGRGLSVVTIDMDTAARVDGFVVTSSTGPLVEQDLSPERSRVITI; this is translated from the exons ATGATCAACCACCACCAA ATAGTGCATCTTGGAAAGCTGTCCATTAGAGTCATGGAATCTGCTCCTGGTCATACCCCTCTTATACATGGTCTTCCTGATGAGATTGCTCTCATTTGCTTAGCAAGGGTTCCTCGTCGGTTTCATAATGTTCTCAGGTGTGTCTCAAAGAGATGGAGAGAGCTGCTATGCAGTGAAGAATGGCGCACTTGCCGCAAGAGGAACAACTTGGATGAGTCCTGGATCTATGTAATCTGTAGAGAATCAGGCATCAAATGCTATGTATTGGCTCCAGATCCTTCAAGTCGGTCCTTGAGAGTCATGCATATCATTGAACCCCCATGCTCAGCGAGGCAAGGTGTGACCATCGAGGCCTTAGACAAGAGGCTATTTTTTCTTGGTGGGTGTAGTTGGCTAAATGAACCTACGGATGAAGTTTACTGTTATGATGCATCCTCAAATTGCTGGAGCACAGCAGCTCCAATGCCTACACCTAG GTGCTATTTTGTGTCTGCATCTCTCACAGAGAAACTATACATAACTGGTGGACTTGGTTTGACAGATAAGTCACCAAATTCATGGGACATCTATGACTCAGCCACAGATTCCTGGTGCGCACACAAGAACCCAATGCTCACCCCTGACATAGTCAAGTTTGTTGCATTGGATGAGGAGCTGGTGACCATTCACCAGGCTGCCTGGAACAGAATGTACTTTGCTGGCATATACGATCCACTGGACCGCACCTGGAGGGGCACAGAGAACGAGATAGCACGCTGTTTCTCTAGCCCAACAGTTGTCGTGGATGAGACACTGTACATGCTGGAGCAGAAGCTCGGTACGACGCTGATGATGTGGCAGAAGGACACCAAGGAGTGGGTCATGCTTGGCAGGCTCTCGGACAAGGTTACAAGGCCCCCATGCCAGCTCGTGGCTATCGGCAGGAAGATTTACGTGATTGGAAGAGGGTTGAGCGTAGTAACAATCGATATGGATACAGCGGCCAGAGTTGATGGGTTCGTGGTCACCTCTTCCACTGGTCCATTGGTGGAGCAAGACTTGTCTCCCGAGAGATCCAGGGTTATCACCATCTGA
- the LOC101773138 gene encoding RNA-binding protein NOB1, which yields MEAWPPLAPAATPTAAAAASDDAAIPPPAPAAWAWGAAATAQRKAVTEESAAQAVSRLVASCANSSGVAVAVVDANAVIAGGSALSTTAGRLVTVPEVLEEVRDAAARRRLGLLPVPVETVEPPPEFVKKVTKFARETGDIQTLSDVDIKIIALAYMLEAEIHGTSHLREHPPPLREVNVRKLSEAPLPGWGSNVPNLKEWEELDQMSEAGGDINSRILPLKDLENQDIPMSETNVVCEAQEGAGHQPNKDACTAWEDDENNEGWTPAVSRSTHRRYLRRKARRDALKESGQSLETSSVAPSIDADKVLSENGGVEHDSTPTDGPSSVPEKINSSTDGLEHQVENELEIAGEHLHSDQANDDETDACTKELDNLDIKSEAEGGDDAYSVDDESSEQSWALRSLSESSVACVTSDYAMQNVILQIGLRLLAPGGMQIRQMHRWVLRCHACYKVTQEVGKIFCPKCGNGGTLRKVSVTVGENGITMASRRPRVTLRGTKFSLPMPQGGRDAITKNPILREDQLPQKVLHPKSKKSSKLEDDFLGVDDIFSHSGDKKAPLKPPVRKALSMFSGKRNPNDNHFSRKKH from the exons ATGGAAGCGTGGCCGCctctcgcccccgccgccacccccactgccgcggccgcggcctccgACGATGCAGCGATCCCTccgcccgctcccgccgcctGGGCGTGGGGGGCCGCAGCGACGGCTCAGAGGAAGGCCGTGACGGAGGAgtcggcggcgcaggcggtgaGCCGGCTCGTGGCTAGCTGCGCCAACTCCAGcggcgtggccgtggccgtggtggACGCCAACGCCGTCATCGCCGGCGGCTCTGCTCTCTCTACGACCGCCGGGCGCCTGGTCACCGTGCCGGAGGTGCTCGAGGAGGTCCGTGacgcggccgcgcggcggcgcctggGGCTCCTCCCTGTCCCCGTCGAGACCGTTGAGCCTCCGCCGGAGTTCGTCAAGAAAG TTACAAAATTTGCCAGGGAGACAGGTGACATCCAAACACTTTCAGATGTTGATATCAAGATTATTGCTTTGGCTTACATGTTAGAAGCCGAGATACATGGGACTAGCCATTTGCGGGAGCACCCTCCTCCTCTGCGTGAGGTGAATGTCAGAAAGCTGTCAGAAGCTCCACTGCCTGGTTGGGGCTCTAACGTGCCAAACTTGAAAGAGTGGGAAGAGTTGGATCAGATGTCTGAAGCAGGTGGAGATATCAATTCTCGGATACTTCCACTGAAGGATCTTGAGAATCAAGATATTCCCATGAGTGAGACCAACGTTGTTTGTGAGGCACAAGAGGGCGCAGGACACCAGCCTAACAAAGATGCATGCACTGCTTGGGAAGATGATGAAAATAATGAAGGTTGGACACCTGCTGTTAGCCGCAGCACACACAGAAGATATCTGCGGAGGAAGGCAAGGCGTGACGCCCTTAAGGAATCTGGACAAAGTCTTGAGACAAGCTCTGTTGCTCCATCAATTGATGCTGATAAAGTCCTCTCTGAAAATGGTGGAGTTGAGCATGATTCGACTCCAACAGATGGCCCTTCTTCTGTCCCTGagaaaatcaattcaagtacCGATGGATTAGAACATCAAGTAGAGAATGAACTTGAAATTGCTGGAGAACATTTGCATTCTGATCAAGCCAATGATGATGAAACTGATGCATGCACTAAAGAATTGGATAACCTGGACATAAAAAGCGAGGCTGAGGGAGGTGATGATGCGTATTCTGTGGATGATGAGAGCAGTGAGCAGAGTTGGGCTCTGAGGTCTTTATCTGAATCTAGTGTAGCATGTGTTACTAGTGACTATGCCATGCAAAATGTCATCCTGCAAATTGGCCTTCGTCTCTTGGCACCAGGTGGCATGCAAATACGCCAGATGCATAG GTGGGTTTTGAGGTGTCATGCTTGCTATAAGGTGACCCAAGAGGTTGGCAAAATATTTTGTCCAAAGTGTGGCAACGGGGGAACCTTGCGGAAAGTGTCAGTAACAGTTGGTGAAAATGGGATCACTATGGCCTCACGACGCCCACGCGTCACACTTCGAGGCACAAAG ttttCACTCCCAATGCCCCAAGGTGGAAGAGATGCCATAACTAAGAACCCCATTCTACGAGAAGACCAACTTCCTCAGAAGGTTCTTCATCCTAAATCAAAGAAGTCCAGCAAGCTG GAGGACGATTTCTTGGGCGTCGATGACATATTTTCGCACAGTGGTGACAAGAAGGCACCGCTGAAACCTCCTGTTAGGAAGGCCCTTTCGATGTTCAGTGGGAAAAGAAATCCAAACGACAACCACTTTTCACGCAAGAAGCACtga
- the LOC101773546 gene encoding transcription factor LAF1, with translation MGCRSCEKPKMNYRKGLWSPEEDQRLRDYILKHGLGCWSAVPAKAGLQRNGKSCRLRWINYLRPGLKRGMFSQEEEDVVINLQAKLGNKWSQIAMHLPGRTDNEVKNYWNSYLKKRVMQAQGGSNPKSPPELTSMSTTEPAMSMSMPHHHHVKNSSGGSTTTSHDQDATNISSNGGGSHGLSAPAPLLTAQQPFDHQAQQQPKNFVFSDWGVPAPAPAPESYSVSAHWPASTASSGNVTPSHGGAFGDRMSGSYGALPLHQDHQIGAAAAGHGAATGIAGSGYFDLLNMGDIYGGFSSTNDDLLF, from the exons atggGGTGCCGGTCCTGCGAGAAGCCCAAGATGAACTACAGGAAGGGGCTGTGGTCACCTGAGGAGGACCAGAGGCTGAGGGACTACATCCTCAAGCATGGCCTTGGCTGCTGGAGTGCTGTCCCTGCAAAGGCTG GTCTTCAGAGAAACGGCAAGAGCTGCCGCTTGCGTTGGATCAACTACTTGCGGCCCGGATTGAAGCGTGGAATGTTCTctcaggaggaggaagacgtcGTCATCAACCTTCAGGCCAAACTGGGCAACAA GTGGTCTCAGATTGCGATGCATCTACCCGGGAGGACCGACAACGAGGTGAAGAACTACTGGAACTCGTACCTGAAGAAGAGGGTGATGCAGGCCCAGGGCGGCTCCAACCCCAAGAGCCCACCCGAGCTCACCTCCATGAGCACCACCGAGCCAgccatgtccatgtccatgcCCCATCATCACCACGTCAAgaacagcagcggcggcagcaccaCCACGTCGCACGACCAGGACGCCACCAACAtcagcagcaatggcggcggcagccatgGCCTCTCAGCCCCTGCGCCTCTGCTGACGGCCCAGCAGCCTTTCGATCACCAGGCCCAGCAGCAGCCCAAGAACTTCGTCTTCTCCGACTGGggggtgccggcgccggcgccggcgccggagagtTACTCCGTGTCCGCGCACTGGCCCGCCTCCACGGCGAGCTCCGGCAACGTGACGCCGTCGCACGGCGGCGCCTTCGGGGACCGGATGAGCGGCAGCTACGGTGCGCTGCCGCTGCACCAGGACCACCAGatcggcgctgccgccgccggccatggcgcggcCACCGGAATTGCAGGCAGCGGGTACTTCGATCTGCTCAACATGGGGGACATCTACGGCGGGTTCAGCTCGACGAACGATGATCTGCTCTTCTGA
- the LOC101773958 gene encoding 60S ribosomal protein L7-3 has product MSAAEAKAAVVPESVLRKRKREEQWAADKKEKALADRKKALESRKTIFARAKQYAQEYDAQEKELVQLKREARLKGGFYVSPEAKLLFVIRIRGINAMHPKTRKILQLLRLRQIFNGVFLKVNKATINMLRRVEPYVAYGYPNLKSVRELIYKRGYGKLNKQRIPLSNNNVIEEGLGNHNIICIEDLVHEIMTVGPHFKEANNFLWPFKLKAPLGGLKKKRNHYVEGGDAGNRENYINELIKRMN; this is encoded by the exons atgtcggcggcggaggcgaaggcggcggtggtgccggAGTCGGTGCTGCGGAAGCGCAAGCGCGAGGAGCAGTGGGCGGCGGACAAGAAGGAGAAGGCGCTCGCGGACAGGAAGAAGGCGCTCGAGAGCCGCAAGACCATCTTCGCGCGCGCCAAGCAGTACGCGCAGGAGTACGACGCGCAG GAGAAGGAGCTTGTGCAGCTCAAGCGTGAGGCCCGGTTGAAGGGTGGGTTCTATGTGAGCCCTGAGGCCAAGCTTCTGTTTGTGATCCGCATCCGTGG TATCAATGCCATGCACCCCAAGACCCGCAAGATCTTGCAGCTCCTGCGTTTGAGGCAGATCTTCAATGGTGTTTTCCTCAAGGTTAACAAGGCCACCATTAACATGCTGCGCAGGGTGGAGCCATATGTTGCGTATGG GTACCCAAACCTGAAGAGTGTAAGGGAGTTGATCTACAAGAGGGGCTATGGGAAGCTGAACAAGCAGAGGATTCCTCTGAGCAACAACAATGTCATTGAGGAG GGCCTTGGGAACCACAACATCATCTGCATTGAGGATCTTGTCCATGAGATCATGACCGTTGGCCCACACTTCAAGGAGGCCAACAACTTCCTATGGCCATTCAAGCTGAAGGCACCTCTGGGTGgcctgaagaagaagaggaaccaCTATGTTGAGGGTGGTGATGCTGGTAACCGTGAGAACTACATCAATGAGCTCATCAAGAGGATGAACTAG
- the LOC101763569 gene encoding WD repeat-containing protein RUP2: MSNPSSPASSRAAAQHQETTTLQLQQQEQAAGASQAAGIITLPPAAAAAADRDDKDDNGELSPPRCEWEFRLAATVPSTALPGASDAIGSVDFDPTGCLLATGGIARRIRMYDVASLLADVDSGGGGSVTGVPASCICVPAKLSSVRWRPCGAPSPPVVGCGDYDGVVTEYDVERGVAAWERDEHAGRRVWSLDYAPGAAMAASGSDDRTAHVWDPRAPSAGWATARAGGAVLCVEFDPSGAPQLAVGSADRRAVVYDVRALGRGAVAWMDGHGRAVTYVRWAGAAPARRVVTSAADGTHRLWEWESAAAAAAAREVRSYSGHASARSFVGMGVWRAAGLVASGSESNHVFVYDLRWAKPIWVHPFVVGGAHSPVTTTSTSPSSVGEAAAAAGGFVSAVAWRQGSDHDGGGALVAGGSDGVLKMFTCHRRRAAGDGDDNASLLL, translated from the coding sequence ATGAGCAACCCCTCTTCTCCGGCCtcttcccgcgccgccgcacagCACCAAGAAACGACgaccttgcagttgcagcagcaAGAGCAAGCCGCCGGAGCCAGCCAGGCCGCTGGCATTATTACTCTTCCCcctgctgcagccgccgccgccgacagggACGACAAGGACGACAACGGCGAGCTGTCGCCTCCGCGGTGCGAATGGGAGTTCCGGCTGGCGGCCACCGTGCCGTCCACCGCCCTTCCGGGGGCGTCGGACGCCATCGGCAGCGTCGACTTCGACCCCACCGGCTGCCTCCTCGCCACCGGCGGCATCGCCCGGAGGATCCGGATGTACGACGTGGCCTCCCTGCTGGCGGATGTggatagcggcggcggcggcagcgtcacCGGCGTCCCCGCGTCGTGCATCTGCGTGCCGGCGAAGCTGAGCAGCGTGCGGTGGCGCCCGTgcggcgcgccgtcgccgccggtggtggGGTGCGGCGACTACGACGGCGTGGTGACGGAGTACGACGTGGagcgcggcgtggcggcgtgggagCGCGACGAGCACGCGGGGCGGCGCGTGTGGTCGCTGGACTACGCCCccggcgcggccatggcggcgtccGGGTCGGACGACCGGACGGCGCACGTGTGGGACCCGCGCGCCCCGTCGGCGGGCTGGgccaccgcgcgcgccggcggcgccgtgctGTGCGTGGAGTTCGACCCGTCGGGCGCGCCGCAGCTGGCCGTGGGGTCGGCGGACCGGCGCGCCGTGGTGTACGACGTCCGCGCGCTGGGCCGCGGCGCCGTGGCGTGGATGGACGGGCACGGGCGCGCGGTGACGTACGTGCGGtgggccggggcggcgccggcgcggcgggtggTGACGTCGGCGGCGGACGGGACCCACCGGCTGTGGGAGTgggagagcgccgccgccgcggcggcggcgcgggaggtgcGGTCGTACAGCGGCCACGCGAGCGCGCGGAGCTTCGTGGGGATGGGGGTGTGGCGCGCGGCGGGCCTCGTGGCCAGCGGCTCCGAGTCCAACCACGTCTTCGTCTACGACCTCCGGTGGGCCAAGCCCATCTGGGTACACCCTTTCGTTGTTGGTGGGGCCCACAGCCCAgtcaccaccaccagcacctctCCCTCTTCTGTTGgcgaagctgctgctgctgctggtgggttCGTCAGCGCGGTGGCGTGGCGACAGGGCAGCgaccacgacggcggcggcgcgctggtCGCCGGCGGGTCGGACGGCGTGCTCAAGATGTTCACGTGCCACCGGCGGAGGGCAGCGGGCGACGGCGATGATAATGCTTCTCTTCTCCTCTGA
- the LOC101774630 gene encoding uncharacterized protein LOC101774630, whose product MEAFAGAAPAAGVFAGSGTAAARPFILRRRGGASRSATGRVRLLRAPPPRAAGGGNGGDLPPLDKWDMMELDFGRFLGEDPKLTLAKILVKKSDPDASSLDVEKLIATKKDKLDDILREFMDANKKDQDFKTPESVSPQPTISKPVEGKSSLNISRPVMGKPKQDGPPLTLLRPAGSKPKQDEPSLAQLRPVGSKAKEDIPLLTLSRPIGSKPIVRGTVVQDSWPSKESLAAATDDSEVGSISRTSDVDVTLRKPTVYQSEDDDLKSKLKMKPNIDLKMRKDMNEDLTKISLLQKPDVAKDIANPDQDHASASSTTISSAEDNIEFEPETKGLDAKLVTENFHESSGLDDNSSAGPQPSSQTVMQETNTSAGSVDNQSATSNNFSMQAFLQGRPKRENQSAEVLPSPVDEKMNATGNRNYVDDGGNVLPSKLEDITESDWTRLEHYASTGEKVEVELINCSPKGFVVSLDSLIGFLPYRNLATKWKFLAFETWLRRKGGDPSLYKHSLGLEDGLEVPDRNIEPESSSISEVAGEDQGSLPSKPKLEDLLRAYNQEKSKFLSSFIGQRLRVSVVLADRNSKRIFFSMKPKESEELIQKKKSLMAKLNVGDIVQCTIKRFVYFGIFVEVEGVPALIQQWEVSWDDTLDPAVSYKIGQVVDAKVIQLDYNNNRIFLSLKDVKPNPSVGALEAVIGEDLSLGEALEPVQADFEWPEVDALMEEMRKIEDVRDVYKGRFFQSPGLAPTFQVYMAPVIGPKYKLLARYGNNVQEVMVETTLDKERLKEAILTCTNRVS is encoded by the exons ATGGAAgccttcgccggcgccgcccccgcggccGGCGTCTTCGCGGGCTCCGGGACCGCCGCGGCGCGCCCCTTCATCCTCCGCCGTCGCGGCGGTGCCTCCCGCTCCGCCACCGGCCGGGTACGCCTCctccgggcgccgccgcctcgagcaGCAGGCGGCGGGAACGGAGGGGACCTGCCGCCGCTGGACAAGTGGGACATGATGGAGCTGGATTTCGGACGCTTCCTCGGGGAGGACCCCAAGCTCACCCTCGCAAAG ATTCTGGTTAAGAAGTCTGACCCAGATGCCTCATCCCTCGATGTAGAGAAACTGATCGCCACTAAAAAGGACAAGCTAGATGATATTTTGAGGGAGTTCATGGATGCTAATAAGAAGGATCAGGATTTCAAAACACCAGAAAGTGTATCCCCACAACCAACAATAAGCAAGCCAGTTGAAGGCAAGAGTTCTTTGAATATTTCAAGGCCTGTAATGGGAAAACCGAAACAAGACGGGCCTCCGTTGACTTTACTGCGACCAGCAGGAAGCAAACCTAAGCAAGATGAGCCTTCTCTGGCTCAGTTGCGACCAGTAGGAAGCAAGGCAAAGGAAGATATTCCCCTGTTGACCTTGTCACGGCCAATTGGGAGCAAGCCAATAGTAAGGGGCACTGTGGTACAAGATAGTTGGCCTAGCAAAGAGAGTTTAGCTGCTGCAACAGATGACAGTGAGGTGGGGAGCATCTCTAGAACAAGTGATGTGGATGTCACCTTGCGGAAACCCACTGTGTATCAGAGTGAGGATGATGATTTGAAGTCAAAGCTGAAAATGAAGCCAAACATTGACCTGAAAATGAGGAAAGATATGAATGAGGACTTAACAAAAATTTCTCTTCTTCAAAAGCCAGATGTTGCAAAAGATATTGCTAATCCAGACCAGGACCATGCCTCCGCTAGCTCTACCACAATTTCTTCTGCAGAGGATAACATCGAATTTGAGCCAGAAACTAAGG GTCTTGACGCAAAATTAGTGACTGAAAACTTTCATGAATCATCTGGGCTTGATGATAATTCCAGTGCAG GACCACAGCCATCCAGTCAAACTGTCATGCAAGAAACTAATACTTCTGCTGGTTCAGTGGATAACCAATCAGCAACTAGCAACAATTTCTCTATGCAGGCTTTCTTACAAGGAAGACCTAAAAG AGAAAATCAATCTGCTGAAGTTTTGCCATCTCCAGTTGATGAAAAGATGAATGCTACTGGTAACAGGAATTATGTTGATGACGGGGGAAATGTGTTACCATCAAAACTAGAG GACATCACCGAGAGTGACTGGACTAGGTTAGAGCATTATGCAAGTACTGGGGAAAAAGTTGAGGTGGAGCTGATAAATTGCAGTCCAAAGGGATTTGTT GTGTCACTTGACTCACTGATAGGTTTCTTGCCATACCGAAATCTTGCTACGAAATGGAAATTCTTAGCTTTTGAGACTTGGTTAAGAAGGAAGGGTGGTGATCCTTCCTTGTACAAGCACAGTCTGGGATTAGAAGATGGCCTTGAGGTTCCTGACAGGAATATAGAACCAGAATCTAGCTCCATCTCAGAAGTAGCTGGTGAGGATCAAGGATCTCTTCCATCTAAGCCGAAGTTGGAAGATCTTCTTCGGGCATACAACCAAGAGAAATCCAAGTTTTTATCTTCATTTATTGGTCAA AGACTCCGAGTATCAGTTGTCCTGGCTGACAGAAATTCAAAGCGGATATTTTTCTCTATGAAGCCAAAAGAGAGTGAAGAATtgattcagaaaaagaaaagtctgATG GCTAAGCTTAATGTTGGAGATATTGTTCAATGCACTATCAAGCGATTTGTTTACTTTGGGATATTTGTTGAG GTTGAAGGGGTTCCTGCATTGATTCAGCAATGGGAAGTGTCTTGGGATGATACCTTAGATCCAGCAGTTTCTTACAAAATTGGTCAG GTTGTGGATGCTAAAGTTATTCAACTGGACTATAATAATAACCGCATATTTTTGTCACTTAAAGATGTAAAG CCAAATCCATCGGTAGGTGCTTTGGAAGCAGTCATTGGTGAGGATTTATCACTAGGTGAAGCTCTCGAACCTGTACAAGCAGATTTCGAG TGGCCTGAGGTGGATGCCCTTATGGAGGAGATGCGGAAAATAGAGGATGTAAGAGATGTTTATAAAGGACGATTCTTCCAAAGCCCAGGGTTAGCTCCAACCTTTCAG GTTTACATGGCACCAGTGATTGGTCCAAAATACAAGCTCCTCGCACGATACGGGAACAATGTGCAAGAG GTGATGGTGGAGACGACGCTGGACAAAGAGCGGTTGAAGGAGGCAATTTTGACGTGCACAAATAGGGTTAGCTGA
- the LOC101775718 gene encoding catalase isozyme 3 yields the protein MDPTKFRPSSSHDTTVTTTNAGAPVWNDNEALTVGPRGPILLEDYHLIEKVAHFARERIPERVVHARGASAKGFFECTHDVTSLTCADFLRSPGTRTPVIVRFSTVIHERGSPETIRDPRGFAVKFYTREGNWDLLGNNFPVFFIRDGIKFPDVIHAFKPNPRSHVQEYWRVFDFLSHHPESLHTFFFLFDDVGVPTDYRHMEGFGVNTYTFVNAAGKAHYVKFHWKPTCGVRCILTDEEAALVGGRNHSHATQDLYDSIATGTFPEWKLFVQVMDPDTEEQYDFDPLDDTKTWPEDLLPLQPVGRLVLDRNVDNFFNENEQLAFGPGLVVPGIYYSDDKMLQCRVFAYADTQRYRLGPNYLMLPVNAPRCAHHNNHYDGAMNFMHRDEEVDYYPSRHAPLRQAPPVPMPARPVVGRREKATIRKPNDFKQPGERYRSWDADRQERFVRRFADSLGHPKVSQELRSIWIDLLSKCDASLGMKIATRLNVKPSM from the exons ATGGATCCCACCAAG TTCCGTCCGTCGAGCAGCCACGACACCACGGTGACGACGACGAACGCCGGCGCCCCGGTGTGGAACGACAACGAGGCGCTGACGGTGGGCCCGCGCGGCCCGATCCTCCTGGAGGACTACCACCTGATCGAGAAGGTGGCCCACTTCGCGCGCGAGCGCATCCCGGAGCGCGTCGTCCACGCCCGCGGCGCCTCCGCCAAGGGCTTCTTCGAGTGCACCCACGACGTCACCTCCCTGACCTGCGCCGACTTCCTCCGGTCCCCGGGCACCCGCACCCCCGTCATCGTCCGCTTCTCCACCGTCATCCACGAGCGCGGCTCGCCGGAGACCATCCGCGACCCGCGCGGGTTCGCCGTCAAGTTCTACACCCGGGAAGGGAACTGGGACCTCCTCGGCAACAACTtccccgtcttcttcatccgcgaCGGCATCAAGTTCCCCGACGTCATCCACGCGTTCAAGCCCAACCCGAGGTCCCACGTCCAGGAGTACTGGCGGGTGTTCGACTTCCTCTCGCACCACCCGGAGAGCCtccacaccttcttcttcctcttcgaCGACGTGGGCGTGCCCACCGACTACCGCCACATGGAGGGCTTCGGCGTCAACACCTACACCTTCGTCAACGCCGCCGGCAAGGCGCACTACGTCAAGTTCCACTGGAAGCCCACCTGCGGCGTGCGGTGCATCCTCaccgacgaggaggcggcgctggtCGGCGGGCGCAACCACAGCCACGCGACCCAGGACCTCTACGACTCCATCGCCACGGGGACCTTCCCGGAGTGGAAGCTGTTCGTGCAGGTGATGGACCCGGACACGGAGGAGCAGTACGACTTCGACCCGCTGGACGACACCAAGACGTGGCCGGAGGACCTCCTCCCGCTTCAGCCGGTGGGGCGGCTGGTGCTAGACCGGAACGTCGACAACTTCTTCAACGAGAACGAGCAGCTGGCGTTCGGCCCGGGGCTCGTCGTCCCCGGGATCTACTACTCCGACGACAAGATGCTGCAGTGCCGGGTGTTCGCGTACGCCGACACGCAGCGCTACAGGCTGGGGCCGAACTACCTGATGCTCCCCGTGAACGCGCCGAGGTGCGCGCACCACAACAACCACTACGACGGCGCCATGAACTTCATGCACCGGGACGAGGAGGTCGACTACTACCCGTCCAGGCACGCGCCGCTGCGCCaggcgccgccggtgccgatgccggcgaggccggtggtggggaggagggagaaggccaCCATCAGGAAGCCCAACGACTTCAAGCAGCCAGGGGAGAGGTACAGGTCGTGGGACGCCGACCGGCAGGAGAGGTTCGTGAGGAGGTTCGCCGACTCGCTGGGCCACCCAAAGGTCAGCCAGGAGCTCAGGTCCATCTGGATCGACCTCCTCTCCAAG TGCGACGCGTCGCTGGGGATGAAGATAGCCACACGGCTGAACGTGAAGCCAAGCATGTGA